One window from the genome of Salvia splendens isolate huo1 chromosome 9, SspV2, whole genome shotgun sequence encodes:
- the LOC121749450 gene encoding uncharacterized protein LOC121749450, whose product MSKVHINIPLAEALQQMPNYAKFLTDVVAKKRKWGKYETVGLTENCSVIIKKGLPTKHKDPGSFTLSCVLGNNVEGKPLCDLGSSINLMPSSFYKKLDIDIIRPTSITLQMADRSTTIPRGIVEDVLEDKKVSLILGRPLLATGGAMIDVQKGEQTLHLHNEKFKVLPGRIPQKGNTFLPLRTTEEEEERKKALGKPRGTPKVELKPLPEHLRYAFLGPDNTYLVVVFAALNEKECESCYVC is encoded by the exons ATGAGCAAGGTCCACATCAACATTCCACTCGCGGAGGCGCTGCAACAAATGCCCAACTATGCCAAGTTCTTGACAGATGTGGTCGCTAAGAAAAGAAAGTGGGGAAAATACGAAACAGTGGGACTAACAGAGAATTGCAGTGTAATAATTAAAAAGGGACTGCCCACCAAACACAAGGATCCAGGGAGTTTTACATTATCTTGTGTTTTGGGAAATAATGTAGAAGGTAAACCATTGTGTGATCTTGGatctagtattaatttaatgcCTTCATCATTCTACAAGAAGCTCGACATTGACATCATCCGCCCCACTTCAATCACCTTGCAAATGGCAGATAGAAGTACAACAATACCAAGGGGGATTGTAGAAGATGTTTTG GAGGACAAGAAAGTGTCGTTGATACTTGGAAGACCACTTCTAGCCACCGGGGGAGCCATGATAGATGTGCAGAAAGGGGAGCAAACGCTGCATTTGCATAATGAAA AATTCAAAGTTCTTCCCGGGAGAATCCCTCAAAAGGGGAACACATTTTTGCCTTTGCGCACCaccgaagaagaggaagagaggaagaaaGCATTGGGGAAACCACGAGGAACACCTAAGGTGGAACTGAAGCCACTCCCAGAACACCTCAGATACGCATTTCTAGGGCCAGATAACACGTACCTGGTTGTTGTGTTTGCCGCCTTGAATGAGAAAGAATGTGAAAGTTGTTATGTGTGCTAA
- the LOC121749451 gene encoding protein NYNRIN-like gives MKLKSEAKYYFWDDPYLWKMGADQVIRRCIPEWEQRDVLNHYHALACGGHFGPRKTARKVLDSGFYWPTLHRDAYEFCQNCGRCQQTGGISKRDEMPQIPVIVCKIFNVWGMDFMGPFPSSYGNTYIPVAVDYVSKWIEAKATTSCESKEVAKFLRANIFNRYNVP, from the coding sequence ATGAAGCTTAAGAGCGAGgctaagtattatttttgggacgatccttacTTGTGGAAGATGGGAGCAGACCAGGTAATCAGGAGATGTATCCCCGAATGGGAGCAGAGGGATGTACTTAATCATTACCATGCGTTGgcatgtggaggtcattttgggccAAGGAAGACTGCGAGGAAAGTCTTAGatagtggattttattggcctacattacacaGGGACGCCTATGAGTTCTGTCAAAACTGTGGGCGATGCCagcaaactggaggaatttcaaagagagatgagatgccgcagATCCCAGTAATCGTCTGCAAAATCTTCAACGtgtgggggatggatttcatgggcccATTCCCATCTTCGTACGGAAATACGTACATCCCTGTGGCCGTAgattatgtgtcaaagtggatagaagccaaagCTACTACTTCTTGTGAATCCAAAGAGGTGGCtaaatttcttagagctaacatttttaacaggtacAATGTGCCCTGA